Part of the uncultured Methanobrevibacter sp. genome, TAATATTAAATTTTCTATTTCTACATTAGAAATTAGTGAGGATGAGTAAGATGTTAAGTATTATATTAATGATTATTACAGTTGTAAGTGCGATTCTTGCTCTTATTCAAAAAGATTTGTTGAAAGCAGCAATGTTAACAGGATTTTCTGGAGGGGCTCTTGCAGTACTTTTCCAAATTTTACTAGCTCCTGATGTTGCTTTAACACAGGCTATTGTTGGTGCAGCTATTGTTCCTGTATTTTTGGCATTAGCTATTAAAAAAACACAAAGGGATGATTCATAATGGCATATATGCAATTAGCAGCGTTAATTACTGCAGGAGCTTTGGTTGTTGTAGGTCTTTTTGCAGCTATTTTCATTGATAATA contains:
- a CDS encoding DUF4040 domain-containing protein, which produces MSKMLSIILMIITVVSAILALIQKDLLKAAMLTGFSGGALAVLFQILLAPDVALTQAIVGAAIVPVFLALAIKKTQRDDS